Below is a genomic region from Euryarchaeota archaeon.
CTCCAAGAGAGCAGTTCGGTTCGGGTGCGGTTCAGTATGAGTCCGTACTTTTTCGAGTAGGCCAGTCGCTTGGTCGGACCCTTGGGGTCGAGCCACATGTAGTCGTTGAACTTCGTGCTCGCGATTTTCTTGCGGACGGTCTTTGCGAGATCGAGGACTTCGAGAATGTAGCCGAGCCGACGTATCAGTGCGCTTACGCCGTTGCGCTTGGCGTAGTTCAGGAGTTTGGCGAAGTCCAGCTCGTCGCGTCCTTCCCAGAGCGCCTTGATTGTTTCGCTCATGCCGCCGGCGTAGTCGGGGAGGTCGAGGCAGTCGATGATCGTCTTCTCGCGGTCGGAGACCTTGAATGATCCGCCTGCCATCTGCGTCTCGGTCCATCCGAAGAACTTCTTCTTGGAGAGCGTGACGAACTTGAATGTGGTCGCGCCGTAAGTTACCTCTGTCTTGCGCTTTGTCGTGGCCACGAAGATGGTGCGGGGAACCTGTTCTGTCAGGCCCCAATAGTTGAGAGCCGTCCAGAACCCCACGTAGTAGGCATCGACGAGCGTGGGTACTAGCAGGTAGGGCACCTCTGACCAGGATCCTTCCACGCCGGCCCGAGCAGGAATGAGGACGTACTTGCCCTTCTCGAGTTCTTCGATTCGGCCCTTCTTCTTGAGACGCTTCAGGACGCTCTTGATCGAGTCGTTGGTTGAGCCGAGGATCCTGCGTGCGTCCGCGAACCGGAAATTCTCAATGCCCTCCTTTTCGAGTGTGAAGAGGAGCTTGAGCTCCCGTGGGCCAAGTGTTAATTTTCGTGTAGGCATAGTGTCGCCTGACGACACTTCAATGGCACGAGTATTAAAAGGTTTTCCGTCGGGTGTCGCCCACGACGGGATTCGTATTCGCGTCGTCCCTTGGACGCCCAGAATATGAGCTGGGTACGAGAACCGTGCCGCGAGGGTCGCCAGGCGTCACACCATGATCCCATTCATCTTGAGGAGTTCACGGCTCTTCGGGCATCCTCACCCATGGCGTTGGAGCGCGCCAGTATAAGCTTTGTACGAACGCCGTTCCGCGAGGACCAGTAGTACGCGTGGCAGCGTGCGGCGCAACTGATGCGCGCGTCGGCCACGGTCCAACCTTCCGGGACAAACGCCTTGCCGTAGTTCGTCCAATCGTCACTATTGGCATCTACGCACATTCTACGTAGAAATACCTAAATAGTGCTGATGACAGATGGGTACGCGTGTATTCCGAAACATGCGCGAGCTTCGCGCCAAGGTGCGTCGTGTTTGTGAGGCCGACCGCGTTGTCCTGTCGCTCCACGCCCGCCGCACGCATCCAGAACTGCTTCAACGCGACAAGATCGATGTGGTCCGGTATGGCGAGCGCGACAGACCGGCGGCAAACAGGCCTCCGGATTCAGGAGTCTACGTCTGTTGGACGCGCCTACGACGGCATGGTCTTTGCCGGGGCGTGTATGCGATTGTCCGGTCGGGGCACGAGGAGTTTGTCCTCGTCATCACGGCGTTTCCGGAGGGACACCGATGAACGATGAGATTCCCCCCGACGCCGGCGAAGTGCATGAAGTCACCCCGGAAGAAAGCGAGGATACGCGACGCAGGATCCTCGCCGCCAAGGGAAAACCCCTCCACCGCACGGGCACCGTGACGGAATGCCCCATGTGCGGCGGCCGCATGCTCACGACCAACAACCTGAGCCACACCATCCCCACGCCACGCGGCCTCCTCACACTCACGCGGCTTTCCGGCGCCGAGTGCCTCGACTGCGACGAGAAGGAATACGACATGGCAGCCATTGCAGTCATGACGGAACACGAGAACGATGAGATCGTCGCAGACTACGAGACGCGGGTCACGACGACCGGGGGAAAGACATTGGGGACCTATTTCAAGGAGGACCTCCGGAGGGTTCTCGGGCTCAAGGGGAAGGAGAAACTAAGCTGGAAAGTGATGGACGCGGATCACGCGTACGTCACCGTCGATCGCGCCGCACGGCGTAAGTGACGCAACTAAGGCCCGCGGGGACGGGAACGTCCGTTGCTGGCCTCCGAAACTCGCCGAAAACCTACTTCCCGCGCCCGTACTTGTAGATAGGGCGCCCAGGCGCCGCTGGCGTGTCTACCGGGTTTTTCGGAGGCGGCTTCAACGTCTCGGCCACGGCCTTCATTTGGGCCCCCACGCCATAAGTATTGCGGCGTCGTGGAGAGAAGGGCAACGACGACGGACGCTAGCGACGACTTGCAGAGAGGGCCACCACGGCGCCGGGAAACGCATGTAAGATTCGACTATTCTGCTGCCGCGCGGGCAAAAGAAGCACGCCCTCACCCGGCCCTCGGTCGCCCGCCCTTGACAATTGGTCGCCCAGGCGCGGCTGGCGCATCCCTGGGGTCCGGCGGTGGGGGTCTCACTTTATCGCTCACGAGTCTCATTTGGTTTCTCACCTTAAGAATATTACGACGCCGTACAGGAAAAGGCTCACGAATAGGGCGACGAGCCCCAGGCGACGCAGCGACCCTACGCGCACCAATTCCCCCTGATTCTCGGTCGCACGGTCCTTCAGCCCTTTGATCGTGGAGAACTGGATGTGGGCCATCGTCCACCGAGGCTCCAGGGCGACCTCCGCAAGCCATGCCGGGTCGGCGCCCGGTCCGATCTGTGGGGCGCGCGCGGGGAGAATCCCGACGTAGGCGTCAAGGAAAAGAGACGCTGAAATGAGATTGACCACCAAACTGAGAACCAGTAATGCGGCGGACGGCGTCAAAATCGGGTCGCCTCCCACCAGGGCAGTAGGTTGCGAGAGAAGAAGGGCCAAGCCGCCGCCAAAGGAAGCTACCGCCAGGGCAAGGAGCTGTTCGATCTTGTCGTCCAACTCCTCGGCGACCGTTATCTGATGATCCACGTAGCGCTCCATCTGGCGTATCACCTCTCCCAACCGTCGTTCGTCAAGCGACTCCACGCCAGCCATTCTCCGAGTGCCTCACGTTGTCAGACGCACGGCTTATCATTTTTCCCGGAATCGTCGAACACGCCAGACCGTCGGAGGCGCGCAAACTTCGAAAGCAAGACGTCTGCATCACCCGCACTTCGTAAACGGAAGCAACACCGTGAGGGGAGCGTCGGGTGGGTCGATTCTCAATGCGGAGTTGATGTAAGCGAAGAAACCACTTTGGCGGCTCGCGCGCCTCAGCAGGCCGCAACGATCATCCCAAGCAACACCACGTTCACCGCCTGCCCGAAGAAACAAAGCGCGCAGAACACCTTCAGACGATACCTCAACGACCACCACAGAAAAACGCTCACCCAGACCGTTACGATGGAGACGGCGGTCATTTCAAGGCAATAGGGCAATGCACCCGTGACCAGCCCAATGACTGCGGCCCCGCCCGCGAGCAAGTACCATCCCATCCCGTAGACCGAATTCGGCAACCCGAAGAGCCGCGCGTACCTGGAATCAACGACGCTCGCGCACGTCCTTCCGTCCATCCTGCAGAACTTCGGCACGATTCGCGAATCGGGGGCGATGCGGCGGTAGGTCACGAGCGTGAAGTAGAGCGCGTTGAGGAAGCCGAGGCTTGCGAGGACGATTAGCGCGTAAAAGGTCCCTTCGGGTGCCACAAGCGGGAAACACTATAGTGGTAGATGAGCGGAACGCAAATCGCCAGGCCTCCTTTTCCGACGGCCACGGCTCCGCAAACTCCCAAGTTTCTTTATCCCATCGGTGGCTTCAGAATCGTGTCGGGCCTCAGGCGCGAGCTTGGCCTCTTCGAGGCGACCACGATAACGGTGGGGAGCATGATCGGCTCCGGGATATTCTTCGTCCCCAATCTCGTTGCCCGCGAATTCCCGGACACGAACAGCATCCTCGCGATATGGATACTCGGCGGTCTGTTCTCACTCACCGGCGCCTTGACCGTCGCGGAGCTTTCCGCGATGTATCCGCGCTCCGGCGGTCCGTACCGTTTCGTCAAGGAGGCGTTCGGCGAAGGCCCCGCGTTCTTCGTGGGTTGGGGGTACTTTCTCCTTGCCAAGGCCGGCATCGGGGCGGCGGTCGCCTACGTCTTCGCCGTGTATCTCTCCTACTTCATTCCGTTGAGCGGCCTGGGGATCACCCTGATGGCCGCGTGGTCGCTCGCGGCGCTCACGTTCGTTAATTGGCTCGGTGTAAAACAATCCGGCGGCCTACAGAACGGTCTCACGGTCTTGAAGGCCGCATCGCTCGTAGCGCTGGTCGGGGCCGCGATCGTGATCGTCCCGACAGGCGCTCCTTCAACCGCGCAACTCGTTGCCGGCGGGAGTCTTTCCGCCGCCTTCATCGCCGTCCTCTTCTCCTACAACGCGTGGATCAACGCTACGTTCGTCGCTGAGGAGGTGAAGGACCCCGAGCGCACGCTGCCGAAAGCGTTAGCATTGGGCGTGGGCATCGTCACGGTCCTCTATGTGGCCGCGAACCTCGCGTACTTGAAAATCCTGGGCGCCGCGGGTGTGGCTTC
It encodes:
- a CDS encoding transcriptional regulator gives rise to the protein MSSGDTMPTRKLTLGPRELKLLFTLEKEGIENFRFADARRILGSTNDSIKSVLKRLKKKGRIEELEKGKYVLIPARAGVEGSWSEVPYLLVPTLVDAYYVGFWTALNYWGLTEQVPRTIFVATTKRKTEVTYGATTFKFVTLSKKKFFGWTETQMAGGSFKVSDREKTIIDCLDLPDYAGGMSETIKALWEGRDELDFAKLLNYAKRNGVSALIRRLGYILEVLDLAKTVRKKIASTKFNDYMWLDPKGPTKRLAYSKKYGLILNRTRTELLSWRGT
- a CDS encoding amino acid permease, producing the protein MSGLRRELGLFEATTITVGSMIGSGIFFVPNLVAREFPDTNSILAIWILGGLFSLTGALTVAELSAMYPRSGGPYRFVKEAFGEGPAFFVGWGYFLLAKAGIGAAVAYVFAVYLSYFIPLSGLGITLMAAWSLAALTFVNWLGVKQSGGLQNGLTVLKAASLVALVGAAIVIVPTGAPSTAQLVAGGSLSAAFIAVLFSYNAWINATFVAEEVKDPERTLPKALALGVGIVTVLYVAANLAYLKILGAAGVASSQLVGTDAASKLLPLGGAFIAAAVLVSTFGNLNGGLLTGARLPMAMSQDGLLPRRLSSLSRSGTPAAALGLQMLASIALVLTGSFQGIITFSIFVIWGSLLLIALAIFKLRRDKPDAPRPYRVVGYPVTPAIFVAAAGFVMVQTLIDQPLSAAYGIGIVLTGVPVYVWMRRKRTRGNGPMPDGEPGRRIVLRPIDED